The proteins below are encoded in one region of Haloterrigena turkmenica DSM 5511:
- a CDS encoding thiol-disulfide oxidoreductase DCC family protein, with protein sequence MSPSPPPTLVYDDDCGVCTRAARFVDRRAAIDIIGFSELTPELRDRLPAEYEQCAHLVTERAVYSCGEAMERAYELTGLPPSRLLPLFRRIPGYESIREGVYRIVAENRPLISRLLP encoded by the coding sequence ATGTCTCCATCGCCTCCACCGACGCTCGTCTACGACGACGACTGCGGGGTCTGTACGCGCGCGGCGCGGTTCGTCGATCGCCGCGCGGCCATCGACATCATCGGCTTCTCCGAGCTGACTCCGGAGTTGCGAGACCGGCTCCCCGCAGAGTACGAGCAGTGCGCTCACCTCGTCACCGAGAGGGCCGTCTACTCTTGTGGGGAGGCGATGGAGCGCGCCTACGAACTCACGGGGCTGCCGCCATCGCGTCTGTTACCGCTCTTCCGGAGAATTCCCGGGTACGAGTCCATTCGCGAGGGCGTTTATCGGATCGTCGCCGAGAACCGACCGCTGATCAGCCGGTTGCTCCCGTAG